From a single Pseudomonas cremoricolorata genomic region:
- a CDS encoding putative bifunctional diguanylate cyclase/phosphodiesterase: MPTPAQPLRLLLLAEDPEWAAQLRECLRTLGGSAVLLTAPNWEAVDSLFCDDRQAVVLATPDLQPAPGRCALPTILLLDTEPTAAPSGVSDWLVRGQLSDDALRRSLRHVRERGVLVATLQRLAEQDPLTGIANRQGFQALLSARLAQHDGRGVALGHLDLDNFRHANDALGHQGGDRLILQVVARLQQQLEAGDQLARLGGDEFALLIDTQRDPSRAQWVAERITEALAEPYWIDGESLLLGCSLGLAHARAQAGADPLMWHAHIAMRQAKAVQGCTFHVFNERINRNARSLADLESELRRALRRDELELHYQPRLSLTDGRIVGLEALVRWRHAERGLLPPGEFVPLAEQSGLIVPLGYWVISRALRDMQWLSERGVAPLHMAVNLSFRQFQDSQLLPTLSRLIIEHGVDARWLEFELTETAVMRRNEQVRQTMDALGRLGVRFSLDDFGTGFSSFVHLNSLPITLLKVDRSFVAGMEQREENRKLVHAMINLAHNLNLEVVAEGVESAEQLGLLRGFGCDQVQGFLVSRPLPVEALVAYLQSAASPALRERW, encoded by the coding sequence GTGCCCACGCCTGCCCAACCCTTGCGTCTGCTGTTGCTGGCCGAAGACCCGGAATGGGCCGCGCAATTGCGCGAGTGCCTGCGAACGCTGGGTGGCTCGGCAGTATTGCTGACTGCGCCAAATTGGGAAGCCGTCGACAGTCTGTTTTGTGACGACCGTCAAGCTGTGGTGCTGGCCACCCCCGACTTGCAGCCGGCACCGGGGCGCTGCGCCTTGCCGACCATCCTGCTGCTCGACACTGAACCCACGGCTGCGCCGAGCGGGGTCAGCGACTGGCTGGTGCGGGGCCAGTTGAGCGACGATGCCTTGCGTCGTTCGCTTCGCCATGTCCGCGAGCGCGGTGTACTGGTGGCGACCCTGCAACGCTTGGCCGAGCAGGATCCGCTGACCGGGATCGCCAATCGCCAGGGTTTCCAGGCACTGCTCAGTGCCCGCCTGGCCCAGCACGACGGCCGCGGCGTGGCGCTGGGTCATCTGGATCTGGACAACTTCCGCCATGCCAACGACGCCCTCGGCCATCAGGGCGGCGACCGCCTGATTCTGCAAGTGGTGGCGCGCCTGCAACAGCAGCTGGAGGCGGGCGACCAACTGGCGCGTCTGGGCGGCGACGAATTCGCGCTGTTGATCGACACGCAGCGTGATCCCAGCCGCGCGCAGTGGGTCGCCGAGCGTATCACCGAGGCCTTGGCCGAGCCTTACTGGATCGACGGCGAGAGCCTGCTGCTCGGCTGCAGCCTTGGCCTGGCCCACGCCCGCGCCCAGGCCGGCGCCGATCCGTTGATGTGGCACGCACACATCGCCATGCGTCAGGCCAAGGCGGTGCAGGGCTGCACCTTCCATGTGTTCAATGAGCGCATCAACCGCAACGCGCGCAGCCTCGCCGACCTCGAAAGCGAGCTACGCCGGGCTTTGCGCCGTGACGAGCTGGAGCTGCATTACCAGCCGCGCCTGAGCCTGACCGACGGCCGCATCGTCGGCCTCGAAGCCCTGGTGCGCTGGCGCCACGCCGAACGTGGCCTGCTACCCCCCGGCGAGTTCGTACCGCTGGCCGAGCAAAGCGGCTTGATCGTGCCGCTGGGCTACTGGGTGATCTCCCGTGCCCTGCGTGACATGCAGTGGCTGAGCGAGCGTGGCGTGGCGCCGTTGCACATGGCGGTAAACCTGAGCTTTCGCCAGTTCCAGGACAGCCAGCTATTGCCGACCCTGAGCCGGCTGATCATCGAGCATGGCGTCGATGCCCGCTGGCTGGAGTTCGAGCTGACCGAAACTGCGGTAATGCGCCGCAACGAACAGGTGCGCCAGACCATGGACGCCCTGGGCCGGCTGGGCGTGCGTTTTTCCCTGGACGACTTCGGCACCGGTTTCTCGTCGTTCGTCCACCTCAACAGCCTGCCGATCACCTTGCTCAAGGTCGACCGTAGCTTCGTCGCCGGCATGGAGCAGCGTGAAGAGAACCGCAAGCTGGTGCACGCGATGATCAACCTGGCGCACAACCTCAACCTCGAGGTGGTCGCCGAAGGCGTCGAGAGCGCCGAGCAGCTGGGGCTGCTGCGCGGATTTGGCTGCGATCAGGTGCAGGGCTTTCTGGTCAGCCGGCCATTGCCGGTAGAGGCGCTGGTGGCCTACCTGCAAAGCGCTGCCAGTCCGGCCTTGCGCGAGCGCTGGTAG
- the rep gene encoding DNA helicase Rep, which translates to MSRLNPRQQEACDYVGGPLLVLAGAGSGKTSVITRKIAHLIQNCGIRAQYIVAMTFTNKAAREMKERVATLLRPGEGRGLTVCTFHNLGLNIIRKEHARLGYKPGFSIFDETDIKALLSDIMQKEYSGDDGLDEVKNMIGSWKNDLILPAEALEKARNPREQTAAIVYTHYQRTLKAYNAVDFDDLILLPVKLFEEHADVLERWQNRVRYLLVDEYQDTNASQYLLVKMLIGMRNQFTVVGDDDQSIYAWRGARPENLMLLKDDYPSLKVVMLEQNYRSTSRILRCANVLIANNPHAFEKQLWSEMGVGDEIRVIRCKNEDTEAERVAMEILTLHLRTDRPYSDFAILYRGNYQAKLIELKLQHHQVPYRLSGGNSFFGRQEVKDLMAYLRLLVNPDDDNAYLRVINVPRREIGSTTLEKLGNYATERGVSMYAASEEMGLGEHLDARYTERLQRFKHWLDGVRHKVALDDPIAALHEMVRDIDYENWIRQNTASDKAADFRISNVWFLIDALKNTLEKDEEGDMTIEDAIGKLVLRDMLERQQEEEENAEGVQLMTLHASKGLEFPYVFIMGMEEEILPHRSSIEADTIEEERRLAYVGITRARQTLAFTFAAKRKQYGEIIDCTPSRFLDELPPDDLAWEGLDDAPVEVKAARGNNALADIRAMLKR; encoded by the coding sequence ATGTCCCGACTCAACCCCCGGCAACAGGAAGCCTGCGATTACGTCGGCGGCCCTCTCCTGGTGCTCGCCGGTGCCGGCTCGGGCAAGACCAGCGTGATCACACGCAAGATTGCTCACCTGATCCAGAACTGCGGCATCCGCGCCCAGTACATCGTCGCCATGACCTTCACCAACAAGGCCGCGCGCGAGATGAAAGAGCGTGTCGCGACCCTGCTGCGCCCCGGTGAAGGCCGCGGTCTGACGGTGTGCACCTTCCACAACCTGGGGTTGAACATCATCCGCAAGGAGCACGCGCGGCTGGGGTACAAGCCGGGGTTCTCGATCTTCGACGAGACCGACATCAAGGCCTTGCTGTCGGACATCATGCAAAAGGAATACTCCGGCGACGACGGCCTCGACGAGGTCAAGAACATGATCGGTTCGTGGAAGAACGACCTGATCCTGCCCGCCGAAGCCCTGGAGAAAGCCCGCAACCCGCGCGAGCAGACCGCCGCCATCGTCTACACCCACTACCAGCGCACGCTCAAGGCGTACAACGCGGTGGACTTCGACGACCTCATCCTGCTGCCGGTCAAGCTGTTCGAAGAGCACGCCGATGTGCTGGAGCGCTGGCAGAACCGCGTGCGCTACCTGTTGGTGGACGAATACCAGGACACCAACGCCAGCCAATACCTGCTGGTGAAGATGCTCATCGGCATGCGCAACCAGTTCACCGTGGTCGGTGACGACGACCAGTCGATCTACGCCTGGCGCGGCGCGCGACCGGAAAACCTGATGCTGCTCAAGGACGACTACCCTTCGCTCAAGGTGGTCATGCTCGAACAGAACTACCGCTCCACCAGCCGCATCCTGCGCTGCGCCAACGTGCTCATCGCCAACAACCCCCATGCCTTCGAAAAGCAACTGTGGAGCGAAATGGGGGTGGGCGACGAGATCCGCGTGATCCGCTGCAAGAACGAGGACACCGAGGCCGAACGCGTGGCCATGGAAATCCTCACCCTGCACCTGCGCACCGACCGTCCGTACAGCGATTTCGCCATCCTCTACCGGGGCAACTACCAGGCCAAGCTGATCGAGTTGAAGCTGCAACACCACCAGGTGCCGTATCGCCTGTCGGGCGGCAACAGCTTCTTCGGCCGCCAGGAAGTCAAGGACCTCATGGCCTACCTGCGCCTGCTGGTCAACCCGGACGACGACAACGCCTACCTGCGGGTGATCAATGTGCCGCGCCGGGAAATCGGCTCGACCACCCTGGAGAAACTCGGTAACTACGCCACCGAGCGCGGCGTATCGATGTATGCCGCCAGCGAGGAAATGGGCCTGGGCGAGCACCTCGATGCGCGCTACACCGAGCGCCTGCAACGCTTCAAGCACTGGCTCGACGGCGTGCGCCACAAGGTCGCCCTGGACGACCCGATCGCGGCCCTGCACGAAATGGTCCGCGACATCGACTACGAGAACTGGATTCGCCAGAACACCGCCAGCGACAAGGCCGCGGATTTTCGCATCAGCAACGTGTGGTTCCTCATCGATGCACTGAAGAACACCCTCGAAAAAGACGAAGAGGGTGACATGACCATCGAAGATGCCATCGGCAAGCTGGTGCTGCGCGACATGCTCGAGCGCCAACAGGAAGAAGAAGAAAACGCCGAAGGCGTGCAGCTGATGACCCTGCACGCCTCCAAGGGCCTGGAATTTCCCTACGTGTTCATCATGGGCATGGAAGAGGAAATCCTCCCGCACCGCTCCAGTATCGAGGCCGACACCATCGAGGAAGAGCGGCGCCTGGCCTACGTCGGCATCACCCGGGCGCGGCAGACCCTGGCGTTCACCTTCGCCGCCAAGCGCAAGCAGTACGGGGAAATCATCGACTGCACCCCGAGCCGCTTCCTCGACGAACTGCCGCCCGACGACCTGGCCTGGGAAGGCCTCGACGACGCGCCGGTCGAAGTCAAGGCAGCGCGTGGCAACAATGCGCTGGCCGATATCCGGGCCATGCTCAAACGCTGA
- a CDS encoding xanthine phosphoribosyltransferase codes for MQALQQKIREEGIVLSDQVLKVDAFLNHQIDPALMQLIGDEFARLFADAGITKIVTIEASGIAPAVMTGLRLGVPVIFARKHQSLTLTENLLTASVYSFTKQTENTVAISPRHLSSSDRVLVIDDFLANGKASQALISIIKQAGATVAGIGIVIEKSFQGGRAELDSQGYRVESLARVKSLEGGVVSFI; via the coding sequence GTGCAAGCACTGCAGCAGAAGATTCGCGAAGAAGGCATCGTGCTTTCCGATCAGGTTCTCAAGGTCGATGCGTTTCTCAACCACCAGATCGACCCTGCGCTGATGCAGTTGATCGGTGACGAGTTCGCCCGCCTGTTCGCCGATGCCGGCATCACCAAGATCGTCACCATCGAGGCCTCCGGCATCGCCCCTGCGGTGATGACTGGCCTGCGCCTGGGCGTGCCAGTGATCTTCGCCCGCAAGCACCAGTCGCTGACGCTGACCGAGAACCTGCTGACCGCCTCGGTGTACTCGTTCACCAAGCAGACCGAAAACACCGTGGCGATCTCGCCGCGCCACCTGAGCAGCAGCGACCGCGTGCTGGTGATCGATGACTTCCTCGCCAACGGCAAGGCTTCCCAAGCGCTGATCTCGATCATCAAGCAGGCCGGCGCAACCGTAGCCGGCATCGGTATCGTCATCGAGAAGTCGTTCCAGGGCGGCCGCGCCGAGCTGGACAGCCAAGGCTACCGGGTCGAATCCCTGGCCCGGGTCAAGTCGCTGGAAGGTGGTGTGGTCAGCTTCATCTGA
- a CDS encoding acetyl-CoA hydrolase/transferase C-terminal domain-containing protein, which produces MARHCSLDQAVDQVLAQLPAHIHMGMPLGLGKPNAFVNALYARIRELPERRLTLYTALSLGRPPLGDGLQRRFLEPFVERVFADYEELDYLADLRNDSLPPNIRVEQFFMQPGSLLHSAAAQQDYVSSNYSHAARDINAKGLNLIAQLVAATPERPGQLSLACNPDITLDLLPMVARRREAGETILVLGQVHEELPYMPGDAELGEAQFDLLIDTPERRRLFSTPNMPVTTQDHCIGLHVSALVRDGGTLQIGIGAMGDAVASALLARHRDNAGYRSLLAALDLRPWQGLVAGEGGLDVFEQGLYGCSEMFVNGLLALVEAGVIRRPADEHGVLVHGGFFLGPRSFYQRLREMPLAQRSQFAMTAISYINELYGDEPRKRRERQDARFVNTVFACTVLGAAVADQLEDGRVLSGVGGQYNFVAQAHALEGARSILLLRSWREAAGKVSSNLYWQYGHCTIPRHLRDIVVTEYGIADLRGQSDSEVIARLLAVCDSRFQPELMAQAKKAGKLAEDFELAPRFTDNSPERLEALRAEHPAFFPEYPLGSDFTDEERDLVRALDWLKRKFKLSEALELGKAALEAPEPDAYPRHLQRMQLQSPDGLKEELYQRLLLAALQATVRNG; this is translated from the coding sequence ATGGCCCGGCATTGCTCTCTCGATCAGGCGGTAGACCAGGTGCTGGCCCAGCTGCCGGCGCACATCCACATGGGCATGCCGCTGGGCCTGGGCAAGCCCAATGCCTTCGTCAATGCGCTGTACGCGCGTATCCGCGAACTGCCCGAACGCCGCCTGACCCTGTACACCGCACTGAGCCTCGGCCGCCCGCCGCTGGGCGACGGCTTGCAGCGACGCTTTCTCGAACCCTTCGTCGAACGGGTGTTCGCCGACTATGAAGAGCTGGACTACCTTGCCGACCTGCGCAACGACAGCCTGCCGCCGAACATCCGCGTCGAACAGTTCTTCATGCAGCCCGGCAGCCTGCTGCACAGCGCGGCGGCCCAGCAGGACTACGTCAGCAGCAACTACAGCCATGCCGCGCGCGACATCAACGCCAAGGGCCTGAACCTGATCGCTCAACTGGTGGCGGCGACCCCCGAGCGGCCCGGGCAACTGAGCTTGGCCTGCAACCCGGACATCACCCTCGACCTGCTACCGATGGTCGCGCGGCGCCGCGAAGCCGGCGAGACCATTCTCGTGCTCGGCCAGGTCCATGAAGAACTGCCTTACATGCCCGGCGATGCCGAACTTGGCGAGGCGCAGTTCGACCTGTTGATCGACACCCCCGAGCGGCGCCGGCTGTTTTCCACGCCGAACATGCCGGTGACCACCCAGGATCATTGCATCGGCCTGCACGTCAGTGCGCTGGTGCGCGATGGCGGTACTTTGCAGATCGGCATCGGCGCCATGGGCGACGCCGTGGCCTCGGCGCTGCTGGCCCGGCACCGCGACAACGCTGGCTATCGCAGCCTGCTCGCGGCGCTGGATCTGAGACCCTGGCAGGGTCTGGTAGCGGGCGAGGGCGGGCTGGATGTGTTCGAGCAGGGCCTGTACGGCTGCAGCGAGATGTTCGTCAACGGGCTGCTGGCGCTGGTCGAAGCCGGGGTCATTCGCCGCCCGGCCGACGAGCACGGGGTGCTGGTGCATGGCGGCTTCTTCCTCGGCCCACGCAGTTTCTATCAGCGCCTGCGCGAGATGCCGCTGGCGCAGCGCAGCCAGTTCGCCATGACCGCCATCAGCTATATCAACGAACTGTATGGCGATGAGCCGCGCAAGCGCCGCGAGCGCCAGGATGCGCGCTTCGTCAACACGGTGTTCGCCTGTACCGTGCTCGGCGCGGCGGTGGCCGACCAGCTGGAAGATGGCCGGGTGCTCAGCGGCGTCGGGGGGCAGTACAACTTCGTCGCCCAGGCCCATGCGCTGGAGGGCGCGCGCTCGATTTTGCTGCTGCGCAGCTGGCGTGAGGCGGCGGGCAAGGTCAGCTCGAACCTGTACTGGCAATATGGGCACTGCACCATTCCCCGGCACCTGCGCGACATCGTGGTGACCGAGTACGGCATCGCCGACCTGCGCGGGCAGAGCGACAGCGAAGTGATCGCCCGCCTGCTGGCAGTGTGCGATTCACGCTTCCAGCCCGAGCTGATGGCCCAGGCGAAAAAGGCCGGCAAGCTGGCCGAGGACTTCGAACTGGCGCCGCGCTTCACCGACAACTCACCCGAGCGCCTGGAAGCGCTACGCGCCGAACATCCAGCGTTCTTCCCCGAATACCCGCTGGGCAGCGACTTTACCGACGAAGAACGTGACCTGGTGCGTGCACTGGACTGGCTCAAGCGCAAGTTCAAGCTCAGCGAGGCGCTGGAGCTGGGCAAGGCCGCGCTGGAGGCCCCTGAGCCTGATGCCTACCCGCGGCACCTGCAGCGCATGCAACTGCAGTCGCCCGATGGGCTCAAGGAAGAGCTGTACCAGCGCCTGCTGTTGGCGGCGTTGCAGGCGACCGTTCGCAACGGGTGA
- a CDS encoding c-type cytochrome: MNQINQWLALPAALFALWALNAQAATDDDIAKRLAPVGQVCIQGQECKGMAVAVSASGGAAKNIDDVIAKHCNACHGTGLLGAPKVGDTAAWKERADHQGGLDGILAKAITGINAMPPKGTCADCSDDDLKQAIKKMSGL; this comes from the coding sequence GTGAACCAGATCAACCAGTGGCTGGCCCTGCCAGCAGCTCTTTTCGCCCTGTGGGCGCTCAACGCCCAGGCAGCGACCGACGACGATATCGCCAAGCGCCTGGCACCGGTCGGCCAGGTGTGTATCCAGGGCCAGGAATGCAAGGGCATGGCGGTGGCCGTCAGCGCCAGTGGCGGGGCGGCGAAGAACATCGACGACGTCATCGCCAAGCATTGCAACGCCTGCCATGGCACTGGCCTGCTGGGGGCACCGAAAGTCGGTGACACGGCGGCCTGGAAAGAGCGCGCCGACCACCAGGGCGGCCTCGACGGTATCCTCGCCAAGGCCATCACCGGCATCAACGCCATGCCGCCCAAAGGCACCTGCGCCGACTGCTCCGACGACGACCTGAAACAGGCCATCAAGAAGATGTCCGGGCTGTAA
- a CDS encoding cupin domain-containing protein, translating to MDVGERLQAIRKLKGLSQRELAKRAGVTNSTISMIEKNSVSPSISSLRKVLSGIPMSMVEFFSVELETEGTPQIVYKADELIDISDGAVTMKLVGKSHPNRAIAFLNEVYPPGADTGVEMLTHDGEETGILLEGQLELVVGNETFILEAGDSYYFESTRPHRFRNPFDKPARLISAATPSNF from the coding sequence TTGGACGTCGGCGAACGACTGCAGGCCATCCGTAAGCTCAAGGGCCTGTCCCAGCGTGAACTGGCCAAGCGCGCAGGGGTGACCAACAGCACCATCTCGATGATCGAGAAGAACAGTGTCAGCCCCTCGATCAGCTCGCTGCGCAAGGTGCTAAGCGGCATCCCCATGTCGATGGTCGAGTTCTTTTCCGTGGAACTGGAAACCGAAGGCACCCCGCAAATCGTCTACAAGGCCGATGAACTCATCGACATCTCCGACGGCGCAGTGACCATGAAACTGGTCGGCAAGTCGCACCCCAACCGCGCCATCGCCTTTCTCAACGAGGTGTATCCGCCCGGCGCCGACACGGGGGTCGAGATGCTCACCCACGATGGCGAGGAAACCGGCATCCTCCTCGAAGGCCAGCTGGAGCTGGTGGTGGGCAACGAGACATTCATCCTCGAAGCCGGTGACAGCTACTACTTCGAAAGCACCCGCCCGCACCGTTTTCGCAACCCGTTCGACAAGCCCGCACGGCTGATCAGCGCGGCTACCCCCTCGAATTTTTGA
- the alr gene encoding alanine racemase, which produces MRPARALIDLQALRHNYRLARELSGAKALAVIKADAYGHGAVRCALALEPEADGFAVACIEEALELRAAGIKAPVLLLEGFFEASELALIAEHDLWCVVHSMWQLEAIEQTPLHKTLKVWLKLDTGMHRAGLHPDEYQNAYQRLLASGKVARVVLMSHFARADELDASTTERQLAVFLAAREGLAAECSLRNSPALLGWPQIPSDWVRPGIMLYGATPFEVAQAEASRLQPVMTLQSRLISVRELPAGEPVGYGGLYTTARTSRVGVVAMGYADGYPRQAPTGTPVMVAGQRTQLIGRVSMDMLCVDLTDVPQAVVGSPVELWGKQVLASDVAAQAGTIPYQIFCNLKRVPLEYVDA; this is translated from the coding sequence ATGCGTCCTGCCCGTGCCCTCATCGACCTCCAGGCCCTGCGCCACAACTACCGCCTGGCCCGCGAACTGTCAGGCGCCAAGGCGCTGGCAGTGATTAAGGCCGATGCTTACGGCCACGGCGCCGTGCGCTGCGCACTGGCTCTGGAGCCTGAGGCCGATGGCTTCGCCGTGGCCTGTATCGAAGAGGCCCTGGAGCTGCGCGCCGCAGGCATCAAGGCGCCGGTGCTGCTGCTGGAAGGCTTTTTCGAGGCCAGCGAACTGGCATTGATCGCCGAGCATGATCTGTGGTGCGTGGTGCATTCGATGTGGCAGCTCGAAGCCATCGAGCAGACGCCGCTGCACAAGACGCTGAAGGTCTGGCTCAAGCTCGACACCGGCATGCACCGCGCAGGCCTGCACCCCGATGAATACCAGAACGCTTATCAGCGCCTGCTGGCCAGCGGCAAGGTGGCCCGCGTGGTGCTGATGAGCCACTTCGCCCGCGCCGACGAACTCGACGCCAGCACCACCGAGCGCCAGTTGGCGGTGTTCCTGGCCGCCCGCGAGGGGTTGGCAGCAGAATGCAGCCTGCGCAACTCACCGGCGCTGCTGGGCTGGCCGCAGATTCCCAGTGACTGGGTCCGCCCGGGCATCATGCTTTACGGCGCCACCCCGTTCGAGGTGGCGCAGGCCGAGGCGTCACGCCTACAGCCGGTGATGACCCTGCAGTCGCGGCTGATCAGTGTGCGCGAACTGCCGGCCGGCGAGCCGGTGGGGTATGGCGGCCTGTACACCACCGCCCGCACCTCGCGGGTCGGGGTGGTCGCCATGGGGTATGCCGACGGCTATCCGCGCCAGGCGCCGACCGGTACACCGGTGATGGTCGCCGGGCAGCGCACCCAACTGATCGGCCGGGTGTCGATGGACATGCTCTGCGTCGACCTCACCGACGTGCCGCAGGCGGTGGTCGGCAGCCCGGTGGAGCTGTGGGGCAAGCAGGTGCTGGCCAGTGATGTCGCCGCCCAGGCGGGCACCATTCCTTACCAGATCTTCTGTAATCTCAAGCGCGTGCCGCTGGAATACGTGGACGCCTGA
- the dadA gene encoding D-amino acid dehydrogenase → MRVLVLGGGVIGTVSAYYLARQGFQVTVVDRQPAVAMETSFANAGQISPGYASPWAAPGVPLKAIKWLLERHAPLAIKLTGDIDQYLWMAQMLRNCTANRYAVNKERMVRLSEYSRDCLDELRAETGIAYESRTLGTTQLFRTQAQVDAAAKDIAVLEQSGVPYELLDRDAIARVEPALAGAKHLLAGALRLPNDQTGDCQLFTTRLADMAAELGVEFRFGQDIQRLHANGDRLDGVWIDGKLETADRYVLALGSYSPQLLKPLGIKAPVYPLKGYSLTVPITDADMAPTSTILDETYKVAITRFDNRIRVGGMAEIAGFDLSLNPRRRETLEMIVNDLYPRGGDLRQAEFWTGLRPATPDGTPIVGATRLSNLFLNTGHGTLGWTMACGSGRLLADLIARKTPQISAAGLDISRYGNVQDVARHGHPAPAHR, encoded by the coding sequence ATGCGAGTTCTGGTATTGGGTGGCGGTGTCATTGGAACCGTCAGCGCTTACTACCTGGCCCGACAAGGTTTTCAAGTGACGGTGGTCGACCGCCAGCCTGCGGTGGCCATGGAAACCAGCTTTGCCAATGCTGGCCAGATCTCGCCAGGCTACGCCTCGCCATGGGCCGCTCCGGGTGTACCGCTCAAGGCCATCAAGTGGCTGCTCGAGCGTCACGCGCCGCTGGCGATCAAACTCACCGGTGATATCGACCAGTACCTGTGGATGGCGCAGATGCTGCGCAATTGCACGGCCAATCGCTATGCGGTGAACAAGGAGCGCATGGTGCGCCTGTCGGAGTACAGTCGTGACTGCCTCGACGAGCTGCGCGCCGAAACCGGCATCGCCTACGAAAGCCGCACCCTGGGCACCACGCAATTGTTCCGCACCCAGGCGCAGGTCGATGCCGCGGCCAAGGACATCGCCGTGCTCGAGCAGTCCGGCGTGCCCTACGAATTGCTCGACCGCGACGCCATTGCCCGCGTCGAGCCGGCGCTGGCCGGCGCCAAGCACCTGCTCGCCGGTGCCCTGCGCCTGCCCAACGACCAGACCGGCGACTGCCAATTGTTCACCACGCGCTTGGCCGACATGGCCGCCGAGCTGGGTGTGGAATTCCGTTTCGGCCAGGATATCCAGCGCCTCCATGCCAATGGTGATCGCCTCGATGGCGTGTGGATCGACGGCAAGCTGGAAACCGCCGATCGCTACGTGCTGGCCTTGGGCAGCTACTCGCCGCAGCTGCTCAAGCCGCTGGGCATCAAGGCCCCGGTGTATCCGCTCAAGGGCTATTCGTTGACCGTGCCGATCACCGATGCGGACATGGCGCCGACCTCGACCATTCTCGACGAAACCTACAAGGTCGCCATTACCCGATTCGACAACCGCATTCGTGTCGGCGGCATGGCAGAGATCGCCGGCTTCGACCTGAGCCTCAACCCGCGTCGGCGCGAAACGCTGGAGATGATCGTCAATGATCTCTATCCTCGCGGCGGCGATTTGCGTCAGGCGGAGTTCTGGACCGGTCTGCGCCCGGCCACACCCGATGGCACGCCGATCGTCGGCGCCACGCGCCTGAGCAACCTGTTCCTCAATACCGGACATGGCACCCTGGGCTGGACCATGGCCTGTGGTTCGGGACGCCTGCTGGCCGATCTGATCGCGCGCAAGACGCCGCAGATCAGCGCGGCCGGGCTGGACATCTCGCGCTACGGCAATGTTCAGGACGTGGCCCGTCACGGCCATCCCGCGCCGGCTCACCGCTAG
- a CDS encoding Lrp/AsnC ligand binding domain-containing protein translates to MRTQHQSKRELDKIDRNILRILQNDGRISFTELGEKVGLSTTPCTERVRRLEREGIIMGYNARLNPQHLKGSLLVFVEIGLDYKSGDTFEEFRRAVLKLPHVLECHLVSGDFDYLVKARISEMASYRKLLGDILLKLPHVRESKSYIVMEEVKESLCLPIPD, encoded by the coding sequence ATGAGGACCCAGCATCAAAGCAAGCGCGAACTGGACAAGATCGACCGCAATATCCTGCGTATCCTGCAGAATGATGGGCGTATCTCGTTCACCGAGCTGGGGGAAAAGGTCGGCCTTTCAACTACCCCATGCACCGAGCGCGTTCGGCGGCTGGAGCGCGAAGGCATCATCATGGGCTACAACGCGCGGCTCAACCCGCAGCACCTGAAGGGCAGCCTGCTGGTGTTCGTGGAAATCGGCCTGGACTACAAATCCGGCGACACCTTCGAAGAATTCCGCCGCGCCGTGCTCAAGCTGCCCCATGTGCTGGAATGCCATTTGGTCTCGGGCGATTTCGACTACCTGGTCAAGGCGCGGATTTCCGAGATGGCCTCATACCGCAAGCTGCTCGGCGACATCCTGCTCAAGCTGCCGCACGTGCGTGAGTCGAAAAGCTACATCGTCATGGAAGAAGTCAAAGAAAGCCTGTGCCTGCCGATTCCCGACTGA
- a CDS encoding YkgJ family cysteine cluster protein yields the protein MSDNRHKIHFLRELIPSFECEPGCHDCCGPVTTSAEEMACLPRTSAAQQAAALERLDCVHLGPQGCTVYADRPLICRLFGTTPRMACPRGRGPATLIEPEAEHLVHQFIATTRQVLV from the coding sequence ATGTCTGATAACCGCCACAAGATCCACTTCCTGCGTGAACTGATCCCAAGTTTCGAATGCGAGCCCGGCTGTCACGATTGCTGCGGGCCGGTGACCACCTCTGCCGAGGAAATGGCCTGCCTGCCGCGCACCTCGGCGGCGCAACAGGCCGCCGCCCTGGAGCGTCTCGATTGCGTGCACCTGGGGCCGCAAGGCTGCACGGTGTATGCCGACCGCCCGCTGATCTGCCGCCTGTTCGGCACCACGCCGCGCATGGCCTGCCCGCGTGGGCGAGGGCCGGCGACCCTGATCGAGCCCGAAGCCGAGCACCTGGTGCATCAGTTCATCGCCACCACTCGGCAAGTGCTGGTCTGA